A region of uncultured Carboxylicivirga sp. DNA encodes the following proteins:
- a CDS encoding N-acetylornithine carbamoyltransferase, translating to MRRYLTVDDIGDLSQALKDAAEVKKNPYAWDTLGKNKTIVMIFFNSSLRTRLSTQKAAMNLGMNVIVLDVNNDGWKLETEFGVVMDGDKPEHLREAVPVIGRYCDIIAVRSFASFEDKNADYEERILNQFIEFSGVPVISMESATRHPLQAFADLFTIEEHKTKAKPKVVLTWAPHPRALPQAVPNSFVEWMKEADVELVVTHPKGYELAPEFSDGVTIEYDQKKAFEGADFIYAKNWASYNEYGKILSKDMSWTVDEEKMALTNNAKFMHCLPVRRNMIVTDAVIDSENSIVVEEAANRVVSAQVVIKRMLESLK from the coding sequence ATGAGACGTTATTTAACTGTTGATGACATTGGAGATTTAAGCCAGGCTTTGAAAGACGCGGCAGAAGTGAAAAAAAATCCTTATGCATGGGATACCTTAGGGAAGAATAAAACCATTGTGATGATTTTTTTCAATTCAAGCCTGCGTACCCGATTAAGTACACAAAAGGCAGCTATGAATCTTGGTATGAACGTGATAGTGCTGGATGTTAATAATGACGGTTGGAAACTTGAAACAGAATTCGGTGTGGTAATGGACGGCGATAAGCCGGAACATTTGCGGGAAGCTGTTCCTGTGATTGGACGTTATTGCGATATTATTGCTGTTCGTTCGTTTGCTTCTTTTGAAGACAAAAATGCTGATTATGAAGAACGGATTCTGAACCAGTTTATTGAGTTTTCAGGTGTTCCGGTTATAAGTATGGAGAGTGCAACACGTCATCCATTGCAGGCTTTTGCTGATTTATTTACAATAGAAGAACATAAAACAAAGGCTAAGCCGAAGGTTGTTCTTACTTGGGCTCCACATCCCCGTGCTTTGCCACAGGCAGTGCCTAACTCATTTGTAGAGTGGATGAAAGAAGCGGACGTAGAATTAGTCGTTACGCATCCCAAAGGTTATGAGCTGGCTCCTGAATTCAGTGATGGAGTTACCATTGAGTACGATCAGAAAAAAGCTTTTGAAGGGGCTGATTTTATTTATGCAAAAAACTGGGCTTCTTATAATGAATACGGTAAGATTCTGTCGAAAGATATGAGTTGGACGGTTGATGAAGAAAAGATGGCTTTAACCAATAATGCCAAATTCATGCACTGTTTACCTGTTCGTCGTAATATGATTGTAACCGATGCTGTTATCGATAGTGAGAATAGTATTGTTGTTGAAGAAGCTGCCAACAGGGTGGTTTCTGCTCAGGTTGTTATAAAACGAATGCTTGAAAGTTTAAAGTAA
- the argH gene encoding argininosuccinate lyase, which yields MKLWDKGISVNKKIEDFTVGRDRELDVLLAPFDIMGTIAHITMLESVGLLSKSDLDELIPVLKDLYVQAEEGQFEIEEGIEDVHSQVELLLTRKLGDVGKKVHSGRSRNDQVLLDLKLYIRYRIHDVVIAINKLFEVLQAKSEEHKDVLIPGYTHLQVAMPSSFGLWFGAFAESLVDDLHMLVAAWKTANQNPLGAAAGYGSSFPLNRKLTTRLLGFDDLNYNVVYAQMGRGKTERTVAYALSSIATTVGKLAIDGCMYTSQNFGFLKLPDELTTGSSIMPHKKNPDVFELLRARCNRLQALPESIGMITANLPTGYFRDLQLIKEQFLPAFDELINCLEIATFAIQNIEVKQDVMKEEKYQLAFSVEEVNKLVLKGVPFRDAYKQVGEHIQSGKFETDYKVKHTHEGSIGNLCTSEIKSKKELVISEFSFNEVADAVEKLVR from the coding sequence ATGAAGTTATGGGATAAAGGAATTTCGGTAAATAAAAAGATAGAAGACTTCACGGTGGGACGCGATCGTGAACTGGATGTGTTACTTGCTCCATTTGATATTATGGGAACAATTGCACACATCACTATGCTTGAGAGTGTTGGTCTGTTAAGTAAATCGGATCTGGATGAACTAATTCCTGTTTTAAAGGATTTGTACGTTCAGGCTGAAGAAGGACAATTTGAAATTGAAGAAGGAATCGAAGATGTTCATTCTCAAGTAGAACTATTATTGACACGTAAGCTTGGAGATGTTGGTAAAAAGGTTCACAGTGGGCGATCGAGAAACGATCAGGTTCTGCTGGATTTGAAGCTTTACATCCGCTATCGGATACACGATGTAGTTATAGCTATTAACAAGTTGTTTGAAGTACTTCAGGCAAAAAGTGAAGAGCACAAGGATGTATTAATTCCAGGATATACACACTTACAAGTGGCGATGCCATCCTCATTTGGTTTATGGTTTGGTGCCTTTGCCGAAAGTTTGGTGGATGATTTGCACATGTTGGTGGCAGCCTGGAAAACAGCCAATCAGAATCCTTTAGGAGCAGCTGCTGGTTATGGTTCATCGTTTCCATTAAACCGCAAGTTAACAACTCGTTTGTTAGGGTTTGATGATCTGAACTACAATGTAGTGTATGCTCAAATGGGAAGAGGAAAAACAGAGAGAACTGTGGCTTATGCATTATCGTCTATTGCTACAACAGTTGGCAAACTCGCAATCGATGGTTGTATGTATACCAGTCAGAATTTTGGTTTCCTTAAACTTCCGGATGAATTAACTACAGGATCGAGCATTATGCCGCATAAGAAAAACCCGGATGTATTTGAGTTGTTAAGAGCCAGATGTAACCGTTTGCAAGCATTGCCCGAAAGTATTGGAATGATAACTGCCAACTTGCCAACAGGCTATTTCAGGGATTTACAATTGATAAAAGAACAATTTCTTCCTGCGTTTGACGAGTTGATCAACTGTTTGGAGATTGCCACATTTGCAATTCAAAACATTGAAGTGAAACAGGATGTAATGAAGGAAGAAAAATACCAGCTGGCCTTTAGTGTTGAAGAAGTGAATAAGTTGGTATTAAAAGGAGTTCCTTTCAGAGATGCCTACAAACAGGTTGGAGAGCATATTCAGTCAGGAAAGTTTGAGACAGATTATAAAGTAAAACATACGCACGAAGGTTCCATAGGTAACCTTTGTACCAGTGAAATAAAGAGTAAGAAAGAATTAGTAATAAGTGAATTCAGTTTCAATGAAGTAGCTGATGCTGTTGAGAAACTGGTACGTTGA
- the argB gene encoding acetylglutamate kinase, translating to MQERLTIVKVGGKVVENPNTLTSFINDFSKIAGKKILVHGGGRSATAISEALGIQTQMVEGRRITDAETLKVVVMVYAGLVNKNIVAQLQSLNKSAIGLCGADLDVVRAKKRDVKDIDYGYVGDVVGVNVEQLLDLINADVIPVVAPITHDGKGQLLNTNADTMASELAKALAMDFKVQLAFCFEKKGVLKDPSDEDSVIEMLDTELYQEYKEEGIISDGMIPKLDNGFAALKRGVAEIVISNTDGLKNGFSHGTVLKL from the coding sequence ATGCAAGAACGTTTAACCATAGTAAAGGTGGGAGGTAAAGTGGTCGAGAATCCCAATACACTTACTTCTTTTATTAATGATTTCTCAAAGATAGCAGGAAAGAAAATTCTGGTGCATGGAGGAGGTCGGTCTGCAACAGCTATTTCAGAAGCCTTGGGTATCCAAACCCAAATGGTGGAAGGAAGACGAATAACTGATGCTGAAACGCTGAAGGTTGTGGTGATGGTATATGCTGGGTTGGTTAATAAAAATATTGTAGCCCAATTACAATCACTTAATAAATCGGCCATTGGTCTTTGTGGTGCTGATCTGGATGTTGTACGAGCTAAAAAACGTGATGTCAAGGATATCGACTATGGTTATGTAGGTGACGTGGTTGGAGTGAATGTTGAGCAATTGCTGGACTTAATCAACGCAGATGTTATTCCTGTTGTTGCCCCAATAACTCACGATGGTAAAGGTCAGCTGTTAAATACAAATGCTGATACAATGGCATCTGAACTGGCTAAGGCCTTGGCTATGGATTTTAAAGTACAACTTGCCTTCTGCTTTGAAAAGAAAGGAGTACTTAAGGATCCTTCTGATGAAGATTCAGTAATTGAAATGCTGGATACAGAATTGTATCAGGAATATAAAGAAGAAGGAATCATTTCTGATGGAATGATACCGAAATTGGATAATGGTTTTGCAGCCCTTAAAAGAGGTGTTGCAGAAATTGTAATTTCCAATACCGACGGATTAAAAAATGGGTTCTCTCACGGAACTGTTTTAAAACTTTAA
- a CDS encoding DUF2007 domain-containing protein produces MNDTSDMVHVFSNTELTVTHLKNILEDNGITSLIRNDYESGNAAGFVGGTSTSVDLYIQKVDEEKALPIIEEFKTSLGK; encoded by the coding sequence ATGAATGATACAAGCGATATGGTTCATGTATTTAGTAATACAGAACTTACTGTAACTCATCTTAAAAATATTCTGGAAGATAATGGTATTACCTCATTGATACGAAATGATTATGAATCGGGAAATGCAGCCGGTTTTGTGGGTGGAACATCGACTTCTGTTGATTTATATATTCAAAAAGTAGATGAAGAAAAGGCCTTGCCTATTATTGAGGAATTTAAGACATCATTAGGTAAATAA
- the carA gene encoding glutamine-hydrolyzing carbamoyl-phosphate synthase small subunit codes for MPELQKIKLVLEDGTVFEGKSFGYHKSVAGEVVFNTAMTGYPESLTDPSYEGQILVATYPLIGNYGVPKDEKENGIPKFYESDRIHISGLIISDYSFEYSHWNAENSLREWLMQNEVPGIFDVDTRALTKILREKGSMLGKIEIDGESIDFNDPNKENLVAKVSVKEKKVFGNGKNKVVLVDTGAKYNILRCLLKRDTTVTVVPWDYDFTQEDYDGVMLSNGPGDPQMCPDTVKHIQKAMEIGKPIFGICLGNQLLGIASGANTYKLKYGHRAHNHPVIKVGTDTCYITSQNHGFAIDNDSLSSDWEPLFVNVNDKTNEGIRHKSKPFFSTQFHPEASSGPTDTEFLFDDFIELIEKSK; via the coding sequence ATGCCAGAATTACAAAAGATTAAATTAGTGTTGGAAGACGGAACAGTCTTCGAGGGAAAATCATTTGGATATCATAAATCGGTTGCCGGCGAGGTGGTATTTAACACCGCAATGACCGGGTATCCTGAAAGTTTAACTGATCCCTCTTATGAAGGGCAAATACTGGTAGCAACCTATCCTTTGATTGGTAACTATGGAGTTCCAAAAGATGAAAAGGAAAATGGTATACCAAAGTTTTATGAGTCGGATCGAATTCATATCTCCGGATTAATTATTTCTGACTACTCTTTTGAATACAGCCACTGGAATGCTGAAAACAGTCTTCGTGAGTGGTTAATGCAAAATGAAGTTCCAGGTATTTTTGATGTTGATACGCGTGCACTTACTAAGATTCTTCGCGAAAAAGGTTCAATGTTAGGTAAGATTGAAATTGATGGAGAAAGCATTGATTTTAATGATCCAAACAAAGAGAACCTGGTTGCCAAGGTTAGTGTGAAGGAGAAGAAAGTATTTGGTAACGGTAAAAACAAAGTTGTTTTAGTTGATACCGGAGCAAAATATAATATTCTTCGTTGCTTGTTAAAGCGCGATACAACTGTAACAGTGGTGCCTTGGGATTACGACTTTACACAAGAAGATTATGATGGTGTAATGCTGTCTAATGGACCTGGTGACCCACAAATGTGTCCTGATACAGTGAAGCATATTCAAAAAGCCATGGAAATAGGAAAACCTATTTTTGGCATCTGTTTAGGAAATCAGTTGTTGGGTATTGCATCAGGAGCCAATACTTATAAGTTAAAGTATGGTCATAGAGCACATAACCATCCTGTTATTAAAGTAGGAACTGATACTTGTTATATAACAAGCCAGAACCATGGTTTTGCTATTGATAACGATAGTTTGTCGAGCGATTGGGAACCATTGTTTGTTAATGTGAATGATAAAACCAATGAGGGAATACGTCATAAGAGCAAACCATTCTTCTCAACTCAGTTTCACCCGGAAGCATCCAGCGGACCAACTGATACTGAATTTTTATTCGATGATTTTATCGAATTGATAGAAAAAAGTAAGTAA
- a CDS encoding DUF2461 domain-containing protein, whose product MIEPIVYEFLTQLKSNNTREWFQENKSFYQKAKSSFEKSVSELIALIHSMDDSIGPLEPKDCVFRIFRDTRFSKNKTPYKTNMGAYIVRGGRKSPRGGYYFHAEPGESFVAGGIYCPPAEELKKVRREVYNFNDEFKEIIYSKEFETMFPELYQDKLKMAPKGFPKDFEDIDLLKYKSYIVSHSLSDDDMTGKNGKDILAKAIKTVKPLNDFINRGLDAEEEEVVL is encoded by the coding sequence ATGATTGAACCAATAGTATACGAATTTCTGACACAGCTTAAAAGCAACAATACCAGAGAATGGTTTCAGGAGAATAAGTCATTTTATCAGAAAGCCAAATCATCATTTGAAAAATCTGTAAGCGAATTGATTGCTTTAATACATTCAATGGATGACAGTATTGGTCCACTTGAACCAAAAGATTGCGTTTTCAGAATATTTCGTGATACCCGATTTTCGAAAAATAAGACTCCATATAAAACAAATATGGGGGCTTATATCGTTAGGGGTGGTCGCAAAAGTCCGAGAGGTGGATATTATTTTCATGCCGAACCGGGAGAATCTTTTGTTGCCGGCGGTATCTATTGCCCACCTGCTGAAGAATTAAAAAAGGTCCGCAGAGAGGTTTATAATTTTAATGACGAGTTTAAGGAAATCATATATTCAAAAGAATTTGAAACCATGTTTCCAGAATTGTACCAGGATAAGTTGAAGATGGCTCCGAAAGGATTTCCAAAGGATTTTGAAGATATTGATCTTTTAAAATACAAATCCTATATAGTGTCACATTCTTTATCAGATGATGATATGACAGGTAAGAATGGAAAAGATATTTTGGCGAAGGCCATTAAGACAGTAAAGCCATTAAATGATTTTATCAATCGTGGACTTGACGCGGAAGAGGAAGAAGTAGTTTTATAA
- a CDS encoding glutamate-5-semialdehyde dehydrogenase: MYESYFQKVKNAARSLATLGEKQSEAILRSLSKALLVDETRILEANKADLDRMDPADPRYDRLKLTSERLESIASDLESVAELPVPVGEVLEEKVLPNGLKLEKKRVALGVVGIIYESRPNVTIDVFALCLRSGNACVLKGGSDAEYSNLELVKVIHNVLRDHGVNPDILQLLPADRKATEELLKADGFVDVLIPRGSQGLINYVRENAKIPVIETGAGIVHTYFDESADLNVGQQVIFNAKTRRVSVCNALDCLILHKSRLNDLPVLVHPMAKEQVEIFADDASYKKLDGLYPAALLKKATEKDFGTEFLSYKMSIKTVGTFDEALDHVYQYSSKHSEAIISQDDDRIQRYLNEVDAAVVYVNASTAFTDGAQFGLGAEIGISTQKLHARGPMALKELTSYKWIVRGEGHIRD; this comes from the coding sequence ATGTACGAAAGTTATTTTCAAAAAGTAAAAAACGCCGCCCGTAGCCTGGCAACATTAGGAGAGAAGCAATCAGAGGCTATTTTAAGGTCTTTGAGTAAAGCATTGTTGGTTGATGAGACCAGAATTTTGGAAGCTAATAAAGCTGATTTAGACAGGATGGATCCTGCTGATCCCAGATATGATCGTTTGAAACTTACATCTGAAAGACTCGAGAGTATTGCCTCTGATCTGGAAAGTGTGGCTGAATTGCCCGTACCGGTAGGTGAAGTGTTGGAAGAAAAAGTATTACCCAATGGTTTGAAATTGGAGAAGAAAAGAGTTGCGTTGGGAGTTGTTGGAATCATTTATGAATCAAGACCCAATGTTACTATTGATGTTTTTGCACTATGTTTGAGGTCGGGTAATGCCTGTGTGCTTAAAGGAGGTAGTGATGCCGAATATAGTAACCTCGAACTTGTAAAAGTCATTCATAATGTATTGCGCGATCATGGCGTTAATCCGGATATATTACAGCTATTGCCGGCCGACAGAAAGGCAACCGAAGAGTTGTTGAAAGCAGATGGTTTTGTTGATGTACTGATACCTCGTGGCTCACAGGGATTAATTAATTATGTTCGTGAGAATGCTAAGATTCCTGTGATTGAAACAGGTGCAGGCATAGTACATACTTATTTCGATGAGTCAGCGGACCTAAATGTGGGGCAACAGGTCATTTTTAATGCAAAAACACGAAGGGTGAGTGTTTGTAATGCCTTGGATTGTTTGATTCTTCATAAAAGTAGGTTAAATGATTTGCCTGTATTGGTACATCCGATGGCAAAAGAGCAAGTAGAGATTTTTGCAGACGATGCATCCTATAAAAAACTGGATGGATTATATCCTGCTGCTTTATTAAAAAAAGCTACAGAAAAGGATTTTGGCACTGAATTCCTCTCGTACAAAATGTCAATTAAGACGGTAGGTACCTTCGATGAAGCTTTGGATCATGTTTATCAATACAGTTCTAAACATAGTGAAGCAATTATTTCACAGGATGACGATAGAATTCAGCGTTACCTGAATGAGGTGGATGCTGCTGTTGTTTATGTCAATGCCAGTACAGCATTTACTGATGGAGCTCAGTTTGGCTTAGGTGCCGAGATTGGAATTAGTACTCAAAAACTTCATGCTCGCGGTCCAATGGCTTTGAAAGAGTTAACCAGTTATAAATGGATTGTTAGAGGTGAAGGACATATAAGAGATTAA
- the proB gene encoding glutamate 5-kinase: MYSKLTIKIGSNVLANSSGGLNQDRVSHLVDQIAALHQSGKKIVLVSSGAVASARGLIKIDKKLDRVSQRQVLSSVGQVKLTNLYSELFAKHNIQVAQVLVTKQDFRTREHYLNMKNCVSALWENNILPIVNENDAVSVTALMFTDNDELSGMMASMMGCKGLVILSNINGIYNGHPDEPGSVVIQKISSNDEDLSKYISTTKSDFGRGGMLTKCNIAKKTALSGIDVHIANGTRDNVLLDLLQSSETLEHTHFEASERKTAIKQWMAYSEGFAQAEVKINKGACDALYSPKAVSLLLAGVVSFNGSFKKGDLIRIKNEENQIIGIGKAAYDHKKAEEHLSDSRYKPLVHYDYLYLYPELINEPQKS; the protein is encoded by the coding sequence ATGTACTCGAAATTAACCATTAAAATAGGATCTAACGTATTAGCTAATAGTTCTGGCGGCCTTAATCAGGATAGAGTCAGTCATTTGGTAGATCAGATTGCAGCATTACATCAATCTGGTAAAAAAATCGTTTTGGTTTCATCGGGTGCGGTGGCTTCTGCGAGAGGATTGATTAAAATTGATAAAAAACTGGATCGTGTCTCACAAAGGCAGGTGTTGTCTTCGGTAGGACAGGTTAAACTCACGAATCTTTACTCCGAATTATTTGCGAAGCATAACATCCAGGTTGCTCAGGTATTGGTAACAAAGCAGGATTTCAGAACCCGTGAACATTATCTGAACATGAAGAATTGTGTCTCTGCCCTGTGGGAAAACAATATTCTGCCCATCGTTAACGAAAATGATGCAGTTTCTGTAACAGCGTTGATGTTTACCGATAATGATGAATTGAGTGGGATGATGGCATCTATGATGGGATGTAAAGGCTTGGTTATACTATCTAATATTAATGGTATTTACAATGGTCATCCTGATGAGCCAGGATCGGTTGTTATTCAAAAGATATCAAGTAACGACGAAGATCTGAGTAAATATATCTCAACAACAAAATCTGATTTTGGTAGAGGAGGTATGTTGACAAAATGCAATATTGCCAAGAAAACTGCCTTATCAGGTATTGATGTGCATATTGCAAACGGAACCAGAGATAATGTATTACTGGATTTGTTACAAAGTAGTGAAACACTTGAGCATACACATTTCGAAGCCTCTGAACGAAAAACGGCTATTAAACAATGGATGGCCTATTCAGAAGGTTTTGCTCAGGCTGAAGTAAAGATTAATAAAGGTGCTTGTGACGCACTGTATTCGCCTAAAGCAGTAAGTTTATTACTGGCTGGAGTAGTTTCTTTTAATGGAAGCTTTAAAAAAGGTGATCTGATTCGGATAAAGAACGAGGAAAATCAGATTATTGGAATTGGTAAAGCAGCCTATGATCATAAAAAAGCAGAAGAGCATTTAAGCGATTCAAGATATAAACCTCTGGTACATTACGATTATTTGTATTTGTATCCTGAACTAATTAACGAGCCCCAAAAGTCTTAA
- a CDS encoding 2-C-methyl-D-erythritol 4-phosphate cytidylyltransferase produces the protein MLKYAIIVAGGSGKRMGSYIPKQFLEIEGLPVLMHTLRSFNLFDPQIKLVLVLPASQVDYWRDLCNKFNFDIKHHITTGGDTRFESVKKGLSVIDTPSLIGIHDGVRPFVSPDTLKRCYHHAEVLGNAIPVLDAFESVRQVDEEKSRALDRSTIKLVQTPQVFKSELLLAAYNQEYSPLFTDDASVVEANGDTIHLVAGNRENIKITTPTDMVLGEAFLKAGFKDNLDDSEDIIE, from the coding sequence ATGCTTAAATACGCTATTATTGTTGCCGGAGGTAGTGGAAAAAGAATGGGCAGTTATATTCCCAAACAGTTTTTAGAGATTGAAGGACTTCCTGTATTGATGCACACACTTCGTAGTTTCAATCTTTTCGATCCTCAAATAAAACTGGTATTGGTTTTACCAGCATCACAGGTTGATTACTGGAGAGACCTCTGTAACAAGTTCAATTTTGATATTAAGCATCACATTACCACAGGTGGAGATACCCGTTTTGAAAGTGTAAAGAAAGGGCTCAGCGTCATTGATACACCATCATTAATTGGTATTCACGATGGTGTTCGTCCATTTGTTTCTCCCGACACATTAAAGCGTTGTTATCATCATGCAGAAGTTCTGGGTAATGCCATTCCGGTATTGGATGCATTTGAGTCAGTTCGTCAGGTTGATGAAGAAAAAAGCCGAGCATTGGATAGAAGTACCATTAAATTAGTTCAAACTCCACAGGTATTTAAATCTGAACTTTTGTTGGCTGCCTACAATCAGGAATACAGTCCTTTATTTACTGATGATGCCTCTGTAGTTGAAGCTAACGGAGATACTATTCACCTGGTTGCTGGCAATCGCGAAAACATTAAAATCACCACACCTACTGACATGGTACTTGGCGAAGCTTTTCTGAAAGCAGGTTTCAAAGACAACTTAGACGATAGCGAAGATATTATTGAATAA
- a CDS encoding citrate/2-methylcitrate synthase, whose translation MSLYDKLAEGAVKSSNIDKELFDKFNVKRGLRNADFSGVLVGLTTIGDVVGYDRVDDKITPREGRLYYRGVELKDLVKGFQSAGRHGFEETAYLLLSGHLPTADDLKSFDDLLVAERDLPPFFSKNMILSLRGRDIMNMLARSVLGLYTADEEAEDLSPENLIKQSISLIAKFPVIVAYSYFGMRHSYQRKSLVIRHPQPELSAAENFLYMLKGEHYTKLEADLLDLSLVIHAEHGGGNNSSFTTRVVSSAQTDTYSAIAAALGSLKGGLHGGANLKVMDMMENIKANVSNWADEQEVAEYLLKILNKKAFDNTGKIYGIGHAIYTYSDPRAVLLKEKAEALAKEKGRLDEFNLYASVEKLAPEVFYQFKGENAKVICANVDFYSGFVYDCLNIPKEIYTPIFAVSRIAGWCAHRLEEVCGSSKRIIRPAYKNVLEYIPYLEMDHR comes from the coding sequence ATGTCATTATATGATAAATTAGCTGAAGGTGCTGTAAAATCGAGCAATATTGATAAAGAACTTTTTGACAAGTTTAATGTGAAAAGGGGATTGCGTAATGCCGATTTTTCTGGAGTACTTGTTGGCTTAACTACAATAGGTGATGTTGTAGGTTACGACCGGGTTGATGATAAAATTACTCCCAGGGAAGGAAGATTGTATTATCGGGGTGTTGAATTGAAAGATCTTGTTAAAGGCTTTCAAAGTGCAGGTCGTCATGGTTTTGAAGAAACCGCCTATCTGCTTCTTTCAGGTCATTTGCCAACGGCTGATGATTTAAAATCATTTGATGATTTATTAGTAGCTGAACGTGATTTACCTCCGTTCTTCTCGAAAAATATGATTCTTTCGCTTCGTGGACGTGATATCATGAATATGTTGGCACGTTCTGTCTTGGGTTTATATACAGCCGACGAAGAAGCTGAGGATCTTTCACCTGAGAATCTGATTAAACAATCCATTAGTTTAATTGCGAAATTTCCTGTAATTGTTGCCTATTCTTATTTCGGAATGCGTCACTCATATCAAAGAAAATCATTGGTGATTCGACATCCGCAGCCTGAGTTAAGCGCAGCAGAGAATTTCCTTTACATGCTGAAGGGTGAGCATTATACCAAGCTGGAAGCTGATTTGTTAGATCTTTCGCTGGTAATACATGCTGAACATGGTGGAGGTAATAACTCTTCGTTTACAACCCGTGTGGTTAGTTCGGCGCAAACCGATACCTATTCTGCTATTGCAGCTGCATTGGGATCGCTTAAAGGAGGACTTCATGGTGGAGCTAACCTTAAAGTGATGGATATGATGGAAAACATTAAGGCTAATGTCTCCAATTGGGCTGATGAGCAGGAAGTGGCTGAATATCTTTTAAAAATTCTGAATAAAAAAGCATTCGACAATACAGGTAAAATTTATGGTATTGGGCATGCTATTTATACATATTCTGATCCTCGTGCTGTTTTATTGAAAGAGAAAGCAGAGGCCTTAGCTAAAGAAAAGGGTCGATTGGATGAGTTTAATTTATACGCATCTGTTGAAAAACTGGCACCTGAAGTTTTTTATCAATTCAAAGGTGAAAATGCCAAGGTGATTTGTGCTAACGTTGACTTCTACAGTGGATTTGTATACGACTGTCTGAATATTCCAAAAGAAATTTATACTCCAATCTTTGCTGTATCACGTATTGCCGGATGGTGTGCTCACCGCCTGGAAGAAGTATGTGGATCAAGTAAAAGAATTATTCGTCCAGCGTATAAAAATGTATTAGAATATATTCCATATCTCGAGATGGACCATAGATAA
- a CDS encoding M20 family metallo-hydrolase, which translates to MTQLQQYTEEAIELLKKLIEIESFSRQEEKVADLMASYLKSKDCEVNRHGNNVWCWAQKPEPAKPTILLNSHLDTVRPSVKWTYDPFTATLEDDKLTGLGSNDAGGPLVALMATFLTLKNTDQAYNLVFAATAEEEVSGQNGVASILSELSKVDLGVVGEPTQMEMAVAEKGLMVLDCEAHGKTGHAARNEGDNALYKALPDIEWFRTHQFEQVSPHLGEVKMTVTQIQCGTQHNVVPDSCKFVVDIRLNECYSNKELHSIIDKKVKCDVVARSYRLNSSFIPLEHPLVQKGIELGRTYYGSPTTSDQAVMPFTTLKMGPGDSARSHTPDEYIYLSEIREGVELYVKLLDGLIV; encoded by the coding sequence ATGACCCAACTGCAACAATATACAGAAGAGGCGATAGAACTTCTGAAGAAACTGATTGAGATTGAATCATTCAGCAGGCAGGAGGAAAAGGTTGCTGATCTGATGGCTTCGTATCTGAAATCAAAGGATTGTGAAGTTAACAGACATGGAAACAATGTTTGGTGTTGGGCACAAAAGCCTGAGCCAGCTAAACCAACCATTCTGCTTAATTCTCATTTGGATACGGTTAGGCCATCTGTTAAGTGGACCTACGATCCGTTTACTGCAACACTGGAGGATGATAAATTAACAGGTTTGGGTAGTAATGATGCGGGAGGTCCATTGGTGGCATTAATGGCAACCTTTCTTACACTTAAGAATACGGATCAGGCTTATAATCTGGTCTTCGCCGCAACAGCAGAAGAAGAAGTGTCGGGACAGAATGGTGTGGCTTCTATATTGAGTGAATTGAGCAAGGTTGATTTAGGGGTGGTTGGTGAACCAACACAAATGGAAATGGCTGTTGCTGAAAAAGGATTGATGGTGTTGGATTGTGAAGCACATGGAAAAACGGGTCATGCTGCACGTAACGAAGGAGATAATGCTTTGTATAAGGCTTTGCCTGATATTGAATGGTTCAGAACTCATCAATTCGAACAGGTATCACCTCACCTTGGAGAAGTTAAGATGACCGTGACCCAGATTCAATGTGGGACACAGCATAATGTGGTGCCTGACAGCTGTAAGTTTGTGGTTGATATTCGATTGAATGAGTGCTATAGCAATAAGGAGTTGCATTCAATAATTGATAAAAAGGTGAAGTGCGATGTTGTTGCACGATCATATCGATTAAATAGTTCATTTATTCCTTTAGAACACCCCTTGGTACAAAAAGGAATTGAATTAGGCCGTACATATTATGGTTCGCCTACAACATCCGATCAGGCGGTTATGCCTTTTACGACTCTTAAAATGGGCCCGGGTGACTCTGCCCGTTCTCATACACCTGATGAATACATCTATCTAAGCGAGATTCGGGAAGGTGTTGAACTCTATGTTAAGCTATTAGATGGCTTAATAGTTTAA